Proteins found in one Panthera tigris isolate Pti1 chromosome B3, P.tigris_Pti1_mat1.1, whole genome shotgun sequence genomic segment:
- the AKAP5 gene encoding A-kinase anchor protein 5 produces the protein MEATVSEIQVESKDEKRPTEVSPQDERQEEKASVLCFKRRKKAAKEMKPKASSKAAGAARTGLPEAGASDQPQAPVGAWASIKRLVTHRKRSEASKQQKPFEAKVQPEISAEDADLSRKKAKSRLKIPCIKFSKGEKRSNHSKIIEDSDCSLRVQGEAERLDTEAPTQSDDQATTPKLPQDVSKAVSQKGGDEVCEPNVSHSTTAPGEKVIAVELGLDTGHSAIHTGTLVIERDTETTEEKQRVQPQQASPLEPSETQQQLPVASDVPPSPAVPDQQIVEEAKSNILESGPNWKQHESGEMVAEESEPKDTELSQESELRGNEVTAEKPKPEESKRMEPIAIIITDTEISEFDVKKSKNVPKQFLISIENEQIGVFANDSGFEGRTSEQYETLLKETASSLVKNAIQLSIEQLINEMASDDNKINNLLQ, from the coding sequence ATGGAAGCCACAGTTTCTGAAATTCAAGTCGAAAGCAAGGATGAGAAGAGACCCACAGAAGTTAGTCCTCAAGATGAGCGGCAGGAGGAAAAAGCATCAGTGCTTTGcttcaagagaagaaagaaagcagccAAAGAGATGAAGCCCAAAGCTAGCTCTAAAGCTGCTGGTGCAGCAAGAACGGGTCTCCCAGAGGCGGGAGCTTCTGATCAGCCCCAGGCCCCAGTGGGGGCCTGGGCGTCAATCAAACGTCTTGTAACGCACAGGAAAAGGTCAGAAGCTTCAAAGCAGCAAAAGCCCTTTGAGGCTAAAGTGCAACCTGAAATCAGTGCTGAGGATGCTGATCTTTCTAGGAAAAAGGCGAAATCCAGACTCAAGATTCCCTGCATAAAATtctcaaaaggagagaaaagaagtaaTCATTCCAAAATTATAGAAGACTCCGACTGCAGCCTCAGAGTCCAGGGAGAGGCTGAACGTTTGGATACGGAAGCTCCGACCCAATCCGATGACCAGGCAACCACGCCCAAGTTGCCCCAGGATGTGAGTAAAGCTGTCTCACAGAAAGGGGGCGATGAGGTCTGTGAGCCAAACGTGAGCCACAGCACAACGGCACCTGGGGAAAAAGTGATTGCAGTAGAACTTGGGTTAGACACGGGGCATTCTGCCATTCACACAGGAACGCTAGTCATTGAACGAGATACTGAAACAACTGAGGAAAAACAACGCGTTCAACCCCAGCAAGCAAGCCCACTTGAACCTTCAGAAACACAACAGCAACTGCCGGTGGCTTCTGATGTTCCTCCCTCACCTGCAGTCCCAGATCAGCAAATTGTGGAAGAAGCCAAAAGCAATATCCTAGAAAGTGGACCAAATTGGAAACAGCACGAAAGTGGAGAGATGGTTGCTGAAGAGAGTGAGCCAAAAGATACTGAACTGAGCCAGGAATCAGAGCTTAGAGGAAATGAGGTCACTGCAGAgaaaccaaaaccagaagaaagcaaaagaatggaGCCAATCGCTATTATTATTACAGACACTGAAATCAGTGAATTTGATGTTAAGAAATCTAAAAATGTCCCTAAGCAATTCTTAATTTCAATTGAAAATGAGCAAATAGGGGTTTTTGCTAATGATAGTGGTTTTGAGGGTAGAACTTCAGAACAATACGAAACACTCTTAAAAGAAACGGCTTCTTCTCTTGTCAAGAATGCTATTCAGTTGTCTATAGAACAGCTGATTAATGAAATGGCCTctgatgataataaaataaacaatcttcTGCAGTGA
- the ZBTB25 gene encoding zinc finger and BTB domain-containing protein 25 isoform X2, which yields MTCYTFLPSPSLNVLFGSSGNGFSSACSLFTEHQQWLATFIDELATMDTGSHSLVLLQQLNMQREFGFLCDCTVAIGDVYFKAHRAVLAAFSNYFKMIFIHQTSECIKIQPTDIQPDIFSYLLHIMYTGKGPKQIVDHSRLEEGIRFLHADYLSHIATEMNQVFSPETVQSSNLYGIQISTTQKTAVKPGLEVKEAPASNSGNRAAAQGDHPQLQLSLAIGLDDGTADQQRARPAAQALEEHQKPPVSIKQERCDPESVISQSHPSPSAEVTGPTFTESGIKIHLCHYCGERFDSRSNLRQHLHTHVSGSLPFGVPASILESNDLGEVHPLNENSEALECRRVSSFIVKENEQQPDHSNQGTTEPLQISQVSLISKDSEPVELNCNFSFSRKRKISCSICGHKFLRKSQLLEHMYIHKDLEEPVVLQHVSVPRSAA from the exons ATGACGTGCTATACCTTCTTGCCCAGCCCTTCCCTGAATGTCTTATTTGGAAGCAgtggaaatggattctcctcaGCTTGTTCACTGTTTACTGAGCACCAGCAGTGGCTAGCCACTTTCATAGATGAATT AGCCACAATGGACACAGGTAGCCATAGCCTTGTCCTCCTGCAGCAGCTGAACATGCAGCGAGAATTTGGTTTTCTGTGTGATTGCACAGTTGCTATTGGAGACGTTTACTTCAAAGCCCACAGAGCAGTGCTTGCTGCTTTTTCTAACTATTTCAAGATGATATTTATTCACCAAACAAG tgaATGCATAAAAATACAACCAACTGATATCCAACCTGACATATTCAGCTATTTGCTGCACATTATGTACACGGGGAAAGGGCCAAAACAGATTGTGGATCATAGTCGCCTGGAGGAAGGGATTCGATTTCTTCACGCCGACTACCTTTCTCACATTGCGACTGAAATGAATCAGGTGTTCTCACCAGAGACTGTGCAGTCCTCCAATCTGTATGGCATTCAGATCTCAACAACCCAAAAAACAGCTGTCAAACCGGGGCTGGAGGTCAAAGAAGCTCCTGCCAGTAACAGTGGCAACAGGGCTGCTGCGCAGGGCGACCACCCCCAGCTGCAGCTCTCTCTCGCTATTGGGCTGGATGATGGCACTGCCGATCAGCAGAGGGCCCGTCCTGCTGCCCAGGCCTTGGAGGAACACCAGAAGCCCCCAGTGTCCATCAAGCAGGAGAGATGTGACCCAGAGTCTGTGATCTCCCAGAGCCATCCCTCACCCTCAGCGGAGGTGACAGGCCCCACTTTCACCGAAAGCGGTATCAAAATACACTTATGCCATTACTGTGGGGAACGTTTTGATTCCCGTAGTAACCTAAGACAACATCTCCATACCCACGTGTCCGGATCCCTCCCGTTTGGTGTCCCTGCTTCCATTCTGGAAAGCAACGACCTTGGTGAAGTGCATCCGCTTAATGAAAACAGTGAGGCTCTTGAATGCCGCAGGGTCAGCTCCTTTATTGTCAAGGAGAATGAGCAGCAGCCTGACCACTCAAACCAGGGTACCACCGAGCCTCTGCAGATCAGCCAAGTGTCTCTGATCTCCAAAGACTCAGAGCCAGTAGAATTaaactgtaatttttctttttcaaggaaaagaaaaatcagctgTTCCATCTGTGGTCATAAATTTCTCCGAAAAAGCCAACTGCTGgaacacatgtatatacacaaag ACCTGGAAGAACCCGTTGTGCTGCAGCATGTTTCTGTGCCACGCTCGGCTGCTTAG
- the ZBTB25 gene encoding zinc finger and BTB domain-containing protein 25 isoform X3, with amino-acid sequence MDTGSHSLVLLQQLNMQREFGFLCDCTVAIGDVYFKAHRAVLAAFSNYFKMIFIHQTSECIKIQPTDIQPDIFSYLLHIMYTGKGPKQIVDHSRLEEGIRFLHADYLSHIATEMNQVFSPETVQSSNLYGIQISTTQKTAVKPGLEVKEAPASNSGNRAAAQGDHPQLQLSLAIGLDDGTADQQRARPAAQALEEHQKPPVSIKQERCDPESVISQSHPSPSAEVTGPTFTESGIKIHLCHYCGERFDSRSNLRQHLHTHVSGSLPFGVPASILESNDLGEVHPLNENSEALECRRVSSFIVKENEQQPDHSNQGTTEPLQISQVSLISKDSEPVELNCNFSFSRKRKISCSICGHKFLRKSQLLEHMYIHKGKSSRYNRCQRFSNAVAQRFQPYCDSWSDVPLRSSCLSQEQLDSSCALESELTQESVDTILVE; translated from the exons ATGGACACAGGTAGCCATAGCCTTGTCCTCCTGCAGCAGCTGAACATGCAGCGAGAATTTGGTTTTCTGTGTGATTGCACAGTTGCTATTGGAGACGTTTACTTCAAAGCCCACAGAGCAGTGCTTGCTGCTTTTTCTAACTATTTCAAGATGATATTTATTCACCAAACAAG tgaATGCATAAAAATACAACCAACTGATATCCAACCTGACATATTCAGCTATTTGCTGCACATTATGTACACGGGGAAAGGGCCAAAACAGATTGTGGATCATAGTCGCCTGGAGGAAGGGATTCGATTTCTTCACGCCGACTACCTTTCTCACATTGCGACTGAAATGAATCAGGTGTTCTCACCAGAGACTGTGCAGTCCTCCAATCTGTATGGCATTCAGATCTCAACAACCCAAAAAACAGCTGTCAAACCGGGGCTGGAGGTCAAAGAAGCTCCTGCCAGTAACAGTGGCAACAGGGCTGCTGCGCAGGGCGACCACCCCCAGCTGCAGCTCTCTCTCGCTATTGGGCTGGATGATGGCACTGCCGATCAGCAGAGGGCCCGTCCTGCTGCCCAGGCCTTGGAGGAACACCAGAAGCCCCCAGTGTCCATCAAGCAGGAGAGATGTGACCCAGAGTCTGTGATCTCCCAGAGCCATCCCTCACCCTCAGCGGAGGTGACAGGCCCCACTTTCACCGAAAGCGGTATCAAAATACACTTATGCCATTACTGTGGGGAACGTTTTGATTCCCGTAGTAACCTAAGACAACATCTCCATACCCACGTGTCCGGATCCCTCCCGTTTGGTGTCCCTGCTTCCATTCTGGAAAGCAACGACCTTGGTGAAGTGCATCCGCTTAATGAAAACAGTGAGGCTCTTGAATGCCGCAGGGTCAGCTCCTTTATTGTCAAGGAGAATGAGCAGCAGCCTGACCACTCAAACCAGGGTACCACCGAGCCTCTGCAGATCAGCCAAGTGTCTCTGATCTCCAAAGACTCAGAGCCAGTAGAATTaaactgtaatttttctttttcaaggaaaagaaaaatcagctgTTCCATCTGTGGTCATAAATTTCTCCGAAAAAGCCAACTGCTGgaacacatgtatatacacaaagGTAAATCTTCCAGATACAACCGATGCCAAAGGTTCAGTAATGCGGTAGCCCAGAGATTTCAGCCGTACTGTGACAGCTGGTCTGATGTCCCCCTGAGAAGTTCTTGCTTGTCGCAAGAACAGTTAGATTCATCCTGTGCCTTAGAGTCAGAGCTCACACAAGAAAGTGTGGACACTATCCTTGTGGAGTAG
- the ZBTB25 gene encoding zinc finger and BTB domain-containing protein 25 isoform X1 — protein sequence MTCYTFLPSPSLNVLFGSSGNGFSSACSLFTEHQQWLATFIDELATMDTGSHSLVLLQQLNMQREFGFLCDCTVAIGDVYFKAHRAVLAAFSNYFKMIFIHQTSECIKIQPTDIQPDIFSYLLHIMYTGKGPKQIVDHSRLEEGIRFLHADYLSHIATEMNQVFSPETVQSSNLYGIQISTTQKTAVKPGLEVKEAPASNSGNRAAAQGDHPQLQLSLAIGLDDGTADQQRARPAAQALEEHQKPPVSIKQERCDPESVISQSHPSPSAEVTGPTFTESGIKIHLCHYCGERFDSRSNLRQHLHTHVSGSLPFGVPASILESNDLGEVHPLNENSEALECRRVSSFIVKENEQQPDHSNQGTTEPLQISQVSLISKDSEPVELNCNFSFSRKRKISCSICGHKFLRKSQLLEHMYIHKGKSSRYNRCQRFSNAVAQRFQPYCDSWSDVPLRSSCLSQEQLDSSCALESELTQESVDTILVE from the exons ATGACGTGCTATACCTTCTTGCCCAGCCCTTCCCTGAATGTCTTATTTGGAAGCAgtggaaatggattctcctcaGCTTGTTCACTGTTTACTGAGCACCAGCAGTGGCTAGCCACTTTCATAGATGAATT AGCCACAATGGACACAGGTAGCCATAGCCTTGTCCTCCTGCAGCAGCTGAACATGCAGCGAGAATTTGGTTTTCTGTGTGATTGCACAGTTGCTATTGGAGACGTTTACTTCAAAGCCCACAGAGCAGTGCTTGCTGCTTTTTCTAACTATTTCAAGATGATATTTATTCACCAAACAAG tgaATGCATAAAAATACAACCAACTGATATCCAACCTGACATATTCAGCTATTTGCTGCACATTATGTACACGGGGAAAGGGCCAAAACAGATTGTGGATCATAGTCGCCTGGAGGAAGGGATTCGATTTCTTCACGCCGACTACCTTTCTCACATTGCGACTGAAATGAATCAGGTGTTCTCACCAGAGACTGTGCAGTCCTCCAATCTGTATGGCATTCAGATCTCAACAACCCAAAAAACAGCTGTCAAACCGGGGCTGGAGGTCAAAGAAGCTCCTGCCAGTAACAGTGGCAACAGGGCTGCTGCGCAGGGCGACCACCCCCAGCTGCAGCTCTCTCTCGCTATTGGGCTGGATGATGGCACTGCCGATCAGCAGAGGGCCCGTCCTGCTGCCCAGGCCTTGGAGGAACACCAGAAGCCCCCAGTGTCCATCAAGCAGGAGAGATGTGACCCAGAGTCTGTGATCTCCCAGAGCCATCCCTCACCCTCAGCGGAGGTGACAGGCCCCACTTTCACCGAAAGCGGTATCAAAATACACTTATGCCATTACTGTGGGGAACGTTTTGATTCCCGTAGTAACCTAAGACAACATCTCCATACCCACGTGTCCGGATCCCTCCCGTTTGGTGTCCCTGCTTCCATTCTGGAAAGCAACGACCTTGGTGAAGTGCATCCGCTTAATGAAAACAGTGAGGCTCTTGAATGCCGCAGGGTCAGCTCCTTTATTGTCAAGGAGAATGAGCAGCAGCCTGACCACTCAAACCAGGGTACCACCGAGCCTCTGCAGATCAGCCAAGTGTCTCTGATCTCCAAAGACTCAGAGCCAGTAGAATTaaactgtaatttttctttttcaaggaaaagaaaaatcagctgTTCCATCTGTGGTCATAAATTTCTCCGAAAAAGCCAACTGCTGgaacacatgtatatacacaaagGTAAATCTTCCAGATACAACCGATGCCAAAGGTTCAGTAATGCGGTAGCCCAGAGATTTCAGCCGTACTGTGACAGCTGGTCTGATGTCCCCCTGAGAAGTTCTTGCTTGTCGCAAGAACAGTTAGATTCATCCTGTGCCTTAGAGTCAGAGCTCACACAAGAAAGTGTGGACACTATCCTTGTGGAGTAG